Proteins from one Embleya scabrispora genomic window:
- a CDS encoding ABC transporter ATP-binding protein, whose translation MSTETAVHLSGLRRVFGTRAVLDGVDLDIARGEFVALLGASGTGKTTLLRILGALDPHDGGTVLVPEARTIVFQEPRLVPSKRVLANVVVGLPRGRATREIGLRALTEVGLEGHASAWPATLSGGEAQRVALARALVREPELLLLDEPFAALDALTRMRMQDLVGELCRVHRPAVLLVTHDVEEAIRLADRVAVLRDGQLITDEIVTVDRPRDPTDPAFAALRRRLLADLGVRVADGAAEVSASPTVPAAARTAPTAAPTAGSTASPTTSVTVPSTSGVI comes from the coding sequence ATGAGCACCGAGACCGCGGTGCATCTGTCGGGTCTGCGCCGGGTGTTCGGCACCCGGGCCGTGCTCGACGGCGTCGATCTGGACATCGCACGGGGCGAGTTCGTCGCCCTGCTCGGCGCCAGCGGCACCGGCAAGACCACGCTGCTGCGCATCCTGGGCGCACTCGATCCGCACGACGGCGGCACCGTGCTGGTTCCCGAGGCGCGCACGATCGTCTTCCAGGAGCCGCGCCTGGTGCCCTCCAAGCGGGTGCTGGCCAACGTGGTGGTCGGGCTGCCGAGAGGGCGGGCCACCCGGGAGATCGGCCTGCGCGCGCTGACCGAGGTGGGCCTGGAAGGGCACGCCTCGGCCTGGCCCGCGACGTTGTCCGGCGGCGAGGCACAACGTGTGGCGCTCGCCCGGGCGCTGGTGCGTGAGCCGGAACTGCTGCTGCTCGACGAGCCGTTCGCGGCGCTGGACGCGCTGACCCGGATGCGCATGCAGGACCTGGTGGGCGAGCTGTGCCGGGTGCACCGGCCCGCCGTACTGCTGGTCACGCACGACGTCGAGGAGGCGATTCGGCTCGCCGACCGGGTCGCGGTGCTGCGCGACGGCCAGTTGATCACCGACGAGATAGTCACCGTGGATCGACCGCGCGACCCGACGGACCCGGCCTTCGCCGCGCTGCGGAGGCGGCTCCTGGCGGACCTGGGGGTCCGGGTCGCGGACGGGGCTGCCGAGGTTTCGGCTTCCCCGACGGTCCCCGCGGCTGCCCGCACCGCCCCTACGGCTGCTCCCACCGCCGGCTCCACCGCTTCCCCCACGACTTCCGTCACCGTCCCGTCCACGTCCGGAGTGATCTGA
- a CDS encoding ABC transporter substrate-binding protein, producing MTVTIGVHGSNPSLYLLARLGILERALEPLGETVTWLPVEGTRVGELLGTGTIDFGGTGSTPPIVGQAQGHDIVYVAVSAPRPAHGALLVADEGPVRTAVDLKGGTVVLSIGSWQTHFVAKALNDVGLSYRDDITPVRPAAGQDQAARLRAGEIAGWVAQGPELAAARRESGLRVLHRVGDVITDRSVFFARRAFAEERSEVVATVVAALREADAWAVAHPEEAAELHAAELPGTRADWAEALAALPWRLEPVPASFIAEQQEAADIFVANGFIDRPITVADAQAAALSAPVARVLAAAEGAGR from the coding sequence ATGACCGTCACCATCGGTGTCCACGGCAGCAATCCGTCGTTGTACCTGCTCGCCCGCCTGGGCATCCTCGAACGTGCCCTCGAACCGCTCGGCGAGACGGTGACCTGGTTGCCCGTGGAGGGCACCCGGGTGGGCGAACTGCTCGGCACCGGCACGATCGACTTCGGCGGCACGGGCTCGACCCCGCCGATCGTCGGCCAGGCGCAGGGCCACGACATCGTCTATGTCGCGGTGTCCGCGCCGCGGCCCGCACACGGCGCGCTGTTGGTCGCGGACGAGGGCCCGGTGCGCACCGCCGTGGACCTCAAGGGCGGCACGGTCGTGCTGAGCATCGGGTCGTGGCAGACCCACTTCGTCGCCAAGGCGTTGAACGACGTCGGCCTGTCCTACCGGGACGACATCACCCCGGTGCGCCCGGCGGCGGGCCAGGACCAGGCGGCGCGGCTGCGCGCCGGCGAGATCGCCGGGTGGGTCGCGCAGGGCCCCGAACTGGCGGCCGCACGCCGCGAGTCGGGTCTTCGGGTGCTGCACCGCGTCGGCGACGTGATCACCGACCGCTCGGTGTTCTTCGCCCGCCGCGCGTTCGCCGAGGAGCGCTCGGAGGTGGTCGCGACGGTGGTGGCCGCGCTGCGCGAGGCCGACGCCTGGGCAGTGGCACATCCGGAGGAGGCGGCCGAGCTGCACGCGGCCGAACTGCCCGGTACCCGGGCCGATTGGGCCGAGGCGCTGGCGGCGCTGCCGTGGCGGCTGGAGCCGGTGCCGGCGTCGTTCATCGCCGAACAGCAGGAGGCCGCCGACATCTTCGTGGCCAACGGGTTCATCGACCGCCCGATCACGGTGGCCGACGCGCAGGCGGCGGCGTTGTCCGCGCCGGTGGCCCGGGTGCTCGCGGCGGCGGAGGGTGCGGGCCGATGA
- a CDS encoding LLM class flavin-dependent oxidoreductase encodes MSPEVLWYVIPREGPYPWEPAGRRPVDLAYLQQLGGAVDRLGFTGALLATDLYDVWSLGSVLAAAAPTFRPLLAVHPGLIAPTLLAKMALSFEALFGPGRLRFNVVNGSTEGLREYGLHLEHDERYALSAEYWDIVKRLTAGEVFDHKGTFYDLKQAGAGLRELHRDGGHVPLWFGGSSPAGIEMAAEHVDVYLTWGEPPHELEEKLAKVRERAAAHGRSLRIGLRLHLIVRESEDEAWAAADRLLEVTSHATYARQLGQAADADGVGWERQFRRHGGRVPARARELEVSPNLWPGMGLFRPGPGTAVVGSTAQVIERLQEFEALGVDTFILSGNPLLEEAYRIGETVLPALGVRPRVG; translated from the coding sequence ATGAGTCCCGAGGTGTTGTGGTACGTGATCCCGCGCGAGGGACCGTATCCGTGGGAGCCCGCCGGGCGGCGGCCGGTGGATCTGGCCTACCTCCAGCAACTGGGCGGCGCGGTCGATCGGTTGGGCTTCACCGGCGCGCTGCTCGCGACGGATCTGTACGACGTGTGGTCGCTGGGCAGTGTGCTGGCCGCGGCGGCGCCGACGTTTCGGCCGCTGCTCGCGGTGCATCCCGGATTGATCGCGCCGACGTTGCTGGCGAAGATGGCGCTGAGCTTCGAGGCGCTGTTCGGCCCGGGCCGGTTGCGGTTCAACGTGGTCAACGGCTCGACCGAGGGGCTGCGCGAGTACGGGCTGCATCTCGAGCACGACGAGCGGTACGCACTCAGCGCCGAATACTGGGACATCGTCAAGCGGCTCACCGCGGGCGAGGTCTTCGACCACAAGGGCACCTTCTACGACCTCAAGCAGGCCGGCGCCGGGCTGCGCGAGCTGCATCGGGACGGCGGGCACGTACCGCTGTGGTTCGGTGGCTCGTCGCCGGCCGGGATCGAGATGGCCGCCGAGCACGTCGACGTGTATCTGACCTGGGGCGAACCGCCGCACGAACTCGAGGAGAAGTTGGCGAAGGTACGCGAGCGGGCGGCGGCGCACGGGCGTTCGTTGCGGATCGGCCTGCGGCTGCACCTGATCGTGCGGGAGAGCGAGGACGAGGCCTGGGCGGCGGCGGATCGACTGCTGGAGGTGACCAGCCACGCGACGTACGCCCGGCAGCTGGGTCAGGCGGCCGACGCCGACGGGGTGGGCTGGGAACGGCAGTTCCGCCGGCACGGGGGCCGGGTTCCGGCGCGGGCCCGCGAGTTGGAGGTGTCGCCGAACCTGTGGCCCGGGATGGGCCTGTTCCGGCCGGGGCCCGGCACGGCCGTGGTCGGCAGTACCGCGCAGGTGATCGAGCGGTTGCAGGAGTTCGAGGCACTGGGCGTGGATACGTTCATCCTCTCCGGCAATCCGCTGCTGGAGGAGGCGTATCGAATCGGCGAGACGGTGCTGCCCGCCCTGGGGGTGCGGCCCCGGGTGGGGTGA
- a CDS encoding SDR family NAD(P)-dependent oxidoreductase, whose translation MDLRLTDKAALVTGASRGIGLAIVSTLVAEGARVLAASRTITPELAATGAATMAVDLTRPDAPSRLVDRAVAEFGRLDVLVNNVGGGDAGGESQTGGFLSFTDEQWLASFELNFLAGVRTTRAALPALVDTRGAIVNISSLGGRVPHSGPVPYTTAKAALTAFGKAVAEEFGPRGVRVNTVSPGPVRTAMWEAPDGYGAQLAASMGLSHEQLLDALPGASGMVTGRFVDPAEVATAVAYLASPLAGSVTGTDHLVDGGALKAA comes from the coding sequence ATGGATCTGCGCCTCACCGACAAGGCCGCCCTCGTGACCGGCGCGAGCCGGGGCATCGGGCTCGCCATCGTGTCCACGCTCGTCGCCGAAGGGGCCCGGGTCCTGGCCGCGTCCCGCACGATCACCCCGGAGCTGGCCGCGACCGGCGCCGCGACCATGGCCGTGGACCTGACCCGACCCGACGCCCCGAGCCGCCTGGTCGATCGGGCCGTCGCCGAGTTCGGCCGGCTCGACGTCCTGGTCAACAACGTCGGCGGGGGCGACGCCGGCGGCGAGTCGCAGACCGGCGGCTTCCTGAGTTTCACCGACGAGCAGTGGCTCGCCTCGTTCGAGCTGAACTTCCTCGCCGGCGTACGCACCACGCGGGCCGCGCTGCCCGCGCTGGTCGACACGCGCGGCGCGATCGTGAACATCTCCTCGCTCGGCGGCCGGGTTCCGCACAGCGGGCCGGTGCCGTACACGACCGCCAAGGCCGCGCTGACCGCGTTCGGCAAGGCCGTCGCGGAGGAGTTCGGCCCGCGCGGCGTCCGGGTCAACACGGTCTCCCCCGGCCCGGTGCGCACCGCGATGTGGGAGGCGCCGGACGGCTACGGCGCCCAACTGGCCGCGTCCATGGGCCTGTCCCACGAGCAGTTGCTCGACGCCCTGCCCGGCGCGTCGGGCATGGTCACCGGCCGCTTCGTCGATCCGGCCGAGGTGGCCACCGCGGTCGCCTACCTGGCCTCCCCGCTCGCCGGCAGCGTCACCGGCACGGACCACCTCGTCGACGGGGGCGCGCTCAAGGCGGCCTGA
- a CDS encoding TetR/AcrR family transcriptional regulator, with protein sequence MTSPTDETGGRARPLRADAERTVRAILEAAERVLSANPSATMEQIAEAAGVARTTVHRRFATRDALIVAMTRWATRQFHDAVTAARPDATPPAVALYQVTANVLRVKIAWGFAMNALRTDDPEVAHLHTDVLDRCDRLFRRARESGLLRPEVDLDWARRVYYALIHESAQDDRGEDADVLATRIVDTLLRGFGASGGPSTR encoded by the coding sequence GTGACTTCCCCAACAGACGAAACCGGTGGCCGGGCGCGACCGCTGCGCGCGGACGCGGAGCGGACCGTGCGCGCGATCCTGGAGGCCGCCGAGCGGGTCCTGAGCGCCAACCCCTCGGCCACGATGGAGCAGATCGCCGAGGCCGCCGGCGTGGCGCGGACCACCGTGCACCGGCGCTTCGCCACCCGCGACGCGCTGATCGTGGCGATGACCCGGTGGGCCACGCGGCAGTTCCACGACGCGGTGACGGCGGCGCGGCCGGACGCCACACCGCCGGCGGTGGCGCTGTACCAGGTGACCGCGAACGTGCTGCGGGTCAAGATCGCGTGGGGCTTCGCGATGAACGCGCTGCGCACCGACGACCCCGAGGTCGCACACCTGCACACCGACGTGCTCGATCGTTGCGATCGGCTCTTCCGCCGGGCCCGCGAGAGCGGGCTGCTGCGCCCGGAGGTGGACCTCGACTGGGCCCGGCGCGTGTACTACGCGCTGATCCACGAGTCGGCGCAGGACGACCGGGGCGAGGACGCGGATGTGCTCGCGACCCGGATCGTGGACACCCTGCTGCGCGGATTCGGCGCCTCCGGCGGGCCCTCGACGCGATGA
- a CDS encoding glycerophosphodiester phosphodiesterase: MTLAVAHRGDPRRYRENTLPSLSSALERGADLVEIDLEVTRDGHLVLLHDATLRRLWWRNARVRELTLAEVREIGRRGKYRVPSFDEALDLIKGGPGGLMVDFGEIELAGPATEAVARHGLNEQILYVGGPVAMGMVREHAPEAHIGLSGDSFARVPGEDVLRTLRPEYINLRWRAYDAESVARCHADGYGVSAWTVDSPRVMRRLLDMGVDMIISNRIGRLLDVVAARRD, encoded by the coding sequence GTGACCCTGGCCGTGGCCCACCGAGGCGATCCCCGGCGTTACCGGGAGAACACCCTGCCGTCGTTGTCGAGCGCGCTGGAGCGAGGGGCCGACCTGGTCGAGATCGACCTGGAGGTGACCCGGGACGGACACCTCGTATTGCTGCACGACGCGACGCTGCGCCGGTTGTGGTGGCGCAACGCGCGGGTGCGCGAGTTGACCCTGGCCGAGGTCCGGGAGATCGGCAGGCGCGGGAAGTACCGGGTGCCGAGCTTCGACGAGGCGTTGGACCTGATCAAGGGCGGCCCCGGCGGGCTGATGGTCGACTTCGGCGAGATCGAACTGGCCGGTCCCGCGACCGAGGCGGTCGCCCGGCACGGGCTGAACGAGCAGATCCTCTACGTCGGTGGACCGGTCGCGATGGGCATGGTCCGCGAGCACGCGCCCGAGGCGCACATCGGGCTCAGCGGCGACTCGTTCGCGCGGGTGCCGGGCGAGGACGTGCTGCGTACGCTCCGGCCGGAGTACATCAACCTGCGCTGGCGGGCGTACGACGCGGAGTCGGTGGCCCGCTGCCATGCGGACGGATACGGGGTCAGTGCCTGGACGGTGGACTCGCCCCGGGTGATGCGCAGGCTGTTGGACATGGGCGTGGACATGATCATCAGCAACCGCATCGGTCGGCTGCTCGACGTGGTGGCGGCGCGGCGCGACTGA
- a CDS encoding serine/threonine-protein kinase — protein MTPGAPGRRVIDGRFELLERLGGGGMGLVWRARDLALEREVALKEVRPPDPALLEDDPTAARMLRERVLREARSLARLNHPHVVTIHHIVDAAEVPHPWLVMELVPGGSLHDRLAHGPIAPAEAAAIGRGVLSALSAAHAAGIHHRDVKPGNVLLRADGSPVLTDFGIAALRESTSLTATGDLIGSPEYIAPERIRGEEDNAASDLWSLGMMLYVAVEGEHPLRRATSLATLAAVLTETVPAPARAGALRPVLEALLVRDPAARPDAARLDALLAAAAGEPGARPSSQHTTSALPVADALAWQPGDLGAGRAVDSGPDSGSRPGFDAAFGADTGSRSGSGPAWAGADRVAGGPNSGSWRGTSADSSAGSSDEAPAGSPGAGSPYGSVFTPATPESAARQRARRTRIIGGSVVATALVGTLVAVLLASQFRDSESDAGAKAAGAKPTATGPTTSPDARGSSAEHEPTEPAEQPSPTRTPSKPAADKGNLMTPAGIRGAIESMKPVIGGTKVKSFSVHDTFASVDAPVPGNARLQDRYSYRDGKTTKDAGFGRTGEDEKTIDLTKVNWDALPALFAKADKELGITTPKTRYVIVDLGLIDRVPSLKVYVGDDYGSGYLRADLDGKVVKMYPR, from the coding sequence ATGACCCCGGGTGCACCTGGCAGACGCGTGATCGACGGCCGCTTCGAGTTGCTGGAGCGGCTCGGTGGTGGCGGCATGGGCCTGGTCTGGCGGGCGCGCGACCTGGCGCTCGAGCGCGAGGTCGCGCTCAAGGAGGTCCGGCCGCCCGACCCGGCACTCCTGGAGGACGATCCGACCGCCGCCCGGATGTTGCGCGAGCGGGTGTTGCGCGAGGCCAGGTCGCTGGCCCGGCTGAACCACCCGCACGTGGTGACGATCCATCACATCGTGGACGCCGCCGAGGTTCCGCACCCGTGGCTGGTGATGGAACTGGTCCCCGGCGGATCCCTGCACGACCGGCTGGCCCACGGGCCGATCGCTCCCGCCGAGGCCGCCGCGATCGGTCGGGGCGTACTGTCCGCGCTGAGCGCCGCGCACGCGGCCGGGATCCACCACCGCGACGTGAAGCCGGGCAACGTACTGCTGCGCGCCGACGGCAGCCCGGTCCTGACCGACTTCGGCATCGCCGCGCTGCGCGAGTCGACCAGCCTGACCGCGACCGGGGACCTGATCGGCTCGCCCGAATACATCGCGCCGGAGCGCATCCGCGGCGAGGAGGACAACGCCGCGTCGGACCTGTGGTCGCTCGGGATGATGTTGTACGTGGCGGTGGAGGGGGAGCACCCGCTGCGCCGGGCGACCAGCCTGGCCACGCTCGCCGCGGTGCTGACCGAGACGGTGCCGGCGCCCGCCCGCGCGGGGGCGTTGCGGCCGGTGCTGGAAGCGCTGCTGGTTCGGGACCCGGCGGCGCGGCCGGACGCGGCGCGGTTGGACGCGCTGCTCGCGGCGGCCGCGGGCGAGCCGGGCGCGCGGCCCTCGTCGCAGCACACGACCTCGGCGCTGCCGGTGGCGGACGCCCTGGCCTGGCAGCCGGGCGACCTCGGCGCCGGCCGGGCGGTCGACTCGGGGCCGGACTCCGGTTCCCGCCCCGGCTTCGATGCCGCGTTCGGGGCCGACACGGGTTCGCGTTCCGGGTCCGGGCCCGCCTGGGCGGGGGCGGATCGGGTCGCCGGAGGGCCGAACTCCGGTTCGTGGCGGGGGACTTCGGCCGACTCTTCGGCCGGCTCTTCGGACGAGGCGCCGGCCGGGTCGCCCGGAGCGGGTTCGCCGTACGGTTCGGTGTTCACCCCGGCAACGCCCGAGTCGGCGGCCCGACAGCGGGCGCGGCGCACCCGGATCATCGGCGGATCAGTGGTCGCCACGGCCCTGGTCGGGACGCTGGTCGCGGTGCTTCTGGCATCGCAGTTCCGCGACTCGGAATCGGACGCGGGGGCGAAGGCGGCCGGTGCCAAGCCGACGGCGACGGGCCCGACCACGTCGCCCGACGCGCGGGGGAGTTCGGCGGAGCACGAGCCGACCGAGCCGGCCGAGCAACCCTCGCCGACCCGGACGCCGTCCAAGCCCGCCGCGGACAAGGGGAACCTGATGACGCCGGCCGGGATCCGCGGCGCGATCGAGTCGATGAAGCCGGTCATCGGCGGCACGAAGGTCAAGTCCTTCAGCGTCCATGACACCTTCGCCTCGGTCGACGCACCGGTGCCCGGCAATGCCCGCCTTCAGGACCGCTATTCCTATCGCGACGGGAAGACCACGAAGGACGCCGGTTTCGGCCGAACCGGTGAGGACGAGAAGACCATCGACCTCACCAAGGTCAATTGGGACGCGTTGCCCGCGCTGTTCGCCAAGGCCGACAAGGAACTCGGCATCACCACGCCGAAGACCCGCTACGTGATCGTGGACCTCGGGTTGATCGACCGGGTGCCGTCGCTGAAGGTGTATGTCGGCGACGACTACGGCTCCGGCTATCTGCGGGCCGACCTGGACGGCAAGGTGGTCAAGATGTATCCGCGCTGA
- a CDS encoding right-handed parallel beta-helix repeat-containing protein — MRSAQMSSVERHTGGAGPAPVRVAAKGRGAHRRIADAVRAAAPGATVVIEAGHYTESLVLARSVTLCPEPGGGEVVLTAGAEGPAITVDAADCAVRGLTVQGAGGDAPAVSVGPGAGLIVADCAVRGGRIEVRGGPDRDEPDGADPDLDAPPTAGGTTSALLLTGTRVTGARLAGLHVSGDARARVEDVEVGTIEGTGIVVSGSARVGIARLRLDATSGSGIRLRGRAVLRLVDSVLHGCGRVGLLLEDASSAAAGESRISAPGAAGIRLGGSARAELTDCRILDAAAAGIVLDGSARVLAQGCAVRRSATNGVLLTEGAAAELTDCRILDSGFGSVHAAGTAVLKLADCRVAGTPEHGVHTADTARVELTDCTVSAAAMSGIAVTGRSSAALSGCLVADTTTGIGIASPAGSRVSGCTVRAAGRTGIEVSGEGVAELTGNRVTGAGAAGIVFDAGSRAELAGGSIEDCTGSGLVVWTGARPTVHGVRIERPGKNGLFVAEQAGGTYTGCDVVGAGYAALHVGGGADPLFRRCRLRDCTDDLSTDPEAAPVFEDCDPALGGAVPGARPAPVATAGAGPDPAAASPVPDRPEVVEEKLTDLLAELGELVGLDGVKRDVASMAKLMQTVRLRVEAGLPAPPLSRHLVFAGNPGTGKTTVARLYGRLLKALGLLGHGHLVEVDRSALVGEYVGHTGPKTAAAFNRAIGGVLFIDEAYSLSPLAGGNDFGSEAIATLVKLMEDHRDDVVVIAAGYPDDMDRFVSSNPGLASRFTRTLLFEDYDAEQLVAIVEHQAERHRYELTPAARTELLALFAGMSRGGGFGNGRSARQAFQEMTERQAGRVAELEHPDAAQLIALEVADLPTSLAS; from the coding sequence GTGCGTAGCGCACAGATGTCGAGCGTCGAGCGGCACACCGGCGGCGCCGGCCCGGCACCCGTCCGGGTGGCCGCCAAGGGCCGCGGCGCCCACCGCCGGATCGCGGACGCGGTACGGGCCGCCGCGCCGGGGGCGACCGTCGTGATCGAGGCCGGCCACTACACCGAATCCCTGGTGCTGGCCCGGTCGGTGACGCTGTGTCCGGAGCCCGGTGGGGGCGAGGTGGTGCTGACCGCCGGCGCCGAGGGGCCGGCGATCACGGTCGACGCGGCGGACTGCGCGGTGCGCGGGCTGACCGTGCAGGGCGCGGGCGGCGACGCGCCGGCGGTCAGCGTGGGTCCGGGCGCCGGCCTGATCGTGGCCGACTGCGCGGTCCGGGGCGGCCGGATCGAGGTGCGCGGCGGGCCCGATCGGGACGAACCCGACGGCGCCGACCCGGACTTGGACGCGCCCCCGACCGCCGGCGGCACCACCTCGGCGCTGCTGCTCACCGGCACGCGCGTGACCGGCGCGCGGCTCGCGGGACTGCACGTGTCCGGCGACGCGCGGGCCCGGGTGGAGGACGTCGAGGTGGGCACGATCGAGGGCACCGGGATCGTGGTCTCCGGCAGCGCCCGGGTCGGCATCGCCCGGCTGCGCCTGGACGCCACCTCCGGCTCCGGGATCCGACTGCGTGGTCGGGCCGTACTGCGCCTGGTCGACTCGGTGTTGCACGGCTGTGGGCGGGTGGGCCTGCTTCTGGAGGACGCCTCCTCGGCGGCCGCCGGCGAGAGCCGGATCAGCGCGCCGGGCGCGGCCGGGATCCGGCTCGGCGGCAGCGCGCGGGCCGAACTGACCGACTGTCGGATCCTGGACGCCGCCGCGGCCGGCATCGTGCTCGACGGCAGCGCACGGGTGCTCGCGCAGGGGTGCGCGGTGCGCCGCTCGGCGACCAACGGGGTGCTGCTCACCGAGGGCGCGGCGGCCGAGTTGACCGACTGCCGCATCCTCGACTCCGGTTTCGGCTCGGTCCACGCGGCCGGTACCGCCGTGCTCAAACTGGCCGACTGCCGGGTGGCGGGCACGCCCGAACACGGCGTGCACACCGCGGACACCGCTCGGGTCGAGTTGACCGACTGCACGGTCTCCGCCGCCGCGATGAGCGGGATCGCGGTCACCGGCCGCTCCTCGGCCGCGCTCTCGGGCTGCCTGGTCGCGGACACCACGACCGGGATCGGCATCGCATCGCCCGCCGGGTCGCGGGTGTCGGGATGTACGGTGCGCGCCGCCGGGCGCACCGGGATCGAGGTGAGCGGCGAGGGCGTCGCCGAGTTGACCGGCAACCGGGTCACCGGCGCGGGTGCGGCGGGCATCGTCTTCGACGCGGGCTCGCGGGCCGAGTTGGCGGGCGGTTCGATCGAGGACTGCACCGGGTCGGGGCTGGTGGTGTGGACCGGTGCCCGGCCGACGGTGCACGGGGTGCGGATCGAACGGCCCGGCAAGAACGGGCTGTTCGTGGCCGAGCAGGCCGGCGGCACCTACACCGGCTGCGATGTGGTCGGCGCGGGCTACGCCGCGCTGCACGTGGGCGGCGGCGCGGATCCGCTGTTCCGGCGTTGTCGGCTGCGCGACTGCACGGACGACCTGAGCACGGACCCGGAGGCCGCGCCGGTGTTCGAGGACTGCGATCCGGCGCTCGGCGGCGCGGTGCCCGGCGCGCGGCCGGCCCCCGTGGCGACCGCGGGCGCCGGGCCGGACCCGGCCGCCGCGTCTCCGGTGCCGGATCGGCCCGAGGTGGTCGAGGAGAAGCTGACCGACCTGCTGGCCGAACTCGGCGAACTGGTCGGCCTGGACGGGGTCAAGCGCGACGTCGCGTCGATGGCCAAGCTGATGCAGACGGTCCGGCTGCGGGTCGAGGCCGGGTTGCCGGCGCCGCCGCTGAGCCGGCACCTGGTCTTCGCGGGCAACCCGGGCACCGGCAAGACCACGGTGGCCCGGCTGTACGGCCGCCTGCTCAAGGCGCTCGGACTGCTCGGCCACGGGCACCTGGTCGAGGTCGACCGCAGCGCGCTGGTCGGCGAGTACGTGGGCCACACCGGGCCCAAGACGGCCGCCGCGTTCAACCGGGCGATCGGCGGCGTGTTGTTCATCGACGAGGCGTACTCGCTCTCCCCGCTCGCGGGCGGCAACGACTTCGGCTCCGAGGCGATCGCCACGCTGGTGAAGCTGATGGAGGATCACCGGGACGACGTGGTGGTGATCGCGGCGGGCTATCCCGACGACATGGACCGCTTCGTGTCCTCCAACCCGGGCCTGGCGTCGAGGTTCACCCGCACGCTGCTCTTCGAGGACTACGACGCCGAGCAGTTGGTGGCCATCGTCGAGCACCAGGCCGAGCGGCACCGCTACGAACTCACCCCCGCCGCACGCACCGAACTGCTCGCGCTGTTCGCCGGCATGTCCCGGGGCGGCGGCTTCGGCAACGGGCGTTCGGCCCGCCAGGCGTTCCAGGAGATGACCGAGCGCCAGGCCGGCCGGGTAGCCGAACTCGAACACCCGGACGCGGCCCAGTTGATCGCGTTGGAGGTCGCGGATCTGCCGACGTCGTTGGCTTCGTGA